A single window of Coffea eugenioides isolate CCC68of chromosome 7, Ceug_1.0, whole genome shotgun sequence DNA harbors:
- the LOC113777139 gene encoding putative late blight resistance protein homolog R1A-3 produces the protein MMNISSGSSIGCFDFASDHLDRINCTLNFQLDYYIRNLKTGICILKSFDLYIRKCRKRRSNQFMRLECDKEENGDAKSDSFRLNSISFRIQDLVRGITHGLDSAFFRHIQSSASNHSDIRSELARLEDNMWLFFDSDIKEFDIISLFLYYSLGDLQLVVDFIDSISENLRHLYGRYYKFDEDLKIVMRTLLEKLMFLKSFIRFVTLQVVEGEHLKDLLVHVEVVAVNAASLICRSWFQRDDKQMCNEIKTEISQLIHKKIDPVDPQVREIYIHVLTASKLSRSSYTLAMEENKHQLAEFIDYLLLSLMELLESYTSFLVPVKDQMLKLHEGVRVLIILLSRVQEKFNELNDEMKDLIGVVVSDAGIVIFSLSVNEMKEGLQKETDLALSHLLEVLKLIIAELVCIYPLPSSSLSFPKTNELGSLDFLLESLKELASSTTDSIAFPNNSICTILEDLVFLRAFLGNIVEQRNQNGKLQTLWSRVMKVAYSVELEIDSALLRDKQEGCLNAFAGDIKLTKIEAEEIYDSIRYDGETLKVTKTTIHMPSQIVAPIFNEALVGLNDQVESIIDRLMRGSSQLDVVAVVGMPGLGKTTLAKNVSSDPSIKFHFHICAWCAVSQVYSKNNLLLQILCVIDSRSSDQYHKMNEDDLAAKLYQQLKGKRYVIVLDDVWDIEGWNLLKHSLPDDCIGSRVLLTSRFHNLSLEIKPDSKPLHLRPLTDKESLELLQKKLFAKEDCPPTLSEVVLHIAKCCKGLPLAVVLVAGILDTIQQDCWEEVARRLSSTIFVENEHCMKTLEYSYNYLPDYLKPCLLYLGAFLEGRDIPVRRLLRLWISEGFVRKIEGKSLEDVGDNYLMDLIGRSLVMPTHRRSLGGIKVCRIHDLVHEFCVEKAKEENFLQILYGDDLLTFTRPYNLHRLSIFHATSWELIKSRLFFPNLRCLLFPDSKYGRPLDGSSLKFLLSKLLRVLDLGEMVSRYFPREVLFLVHLRCLRIQWEIGKIPSAIANLSRLETLAIGGPVIFNLLLPNAIWNIKTLKHLVVFPNYGTGGFEFPIDNLEGSPDLEHLETLSLAIDPSSQSQSLQKILSKLPSIRRLTCVNGNHNWDSEYGASAEYHDAILMLDYLSRLESLKMGRFAGYEFVFPLNLRKLTLLNSRQPWSKISAIGKLPNLKVLKLYYDSFVGEKWEMEEGEFQNLRCLKFSSLDIRWWTASCDNFCCLEKLVLEKCLCLEEVPSCLGETLTLDMIEVKWCHESAINSVKQIQQEQMDMGNEDLKIVIII, from the coding sequence ATGATGAACATCTCCTCAGGCAGTAGCATTGGTTGCTTCGATTTTGCTTCAGATCATCTGGACCGGATTAACTGCACACTCAACTTTCAGCTCGATTATTATATCCGAAACCTAAAGACGGGGATATGTATATTGAAATCCTTTGATCTATATATTAGAAAGTGTAGGAAGAGGAGGAGCAATCAATTTATGCGTTTGGAATGCGATAAGGAGGAAAATGGTGATGCTAAATCTGATAGTTTCAGACTTAACAGTATTTCGTTCAGGATTCAAGATCTAGTTAGGGGGATAACACATGGACTTGACTCTGCCTTTTTCAGACATATTCAGTCTAGTGCATCAAATCATAGTGACATCAGATCTGAGCTCGCCAGACTCGAGGATAATATGTGGTTGTTTTTTGATTCAGATATCAAGGAATTCGACATCATCAGTTTGTTTCTCTACTACTCGCTGGGAGATTTACAACTTGTTGTGGATTTCATTGATTCCATTTCAGAGAATCTGAGGCATCTTTACGGCAGATATTATAAATTTGATGAAGATTTGAAAATTGTAATGCGAACCCTTCTAGAGAAGCTAATGTTCTTGAAGAGTTTCATTCGGTTTGTGACACTACAAGTTGTTGAGGGTGAGCACTTAAAAGATCTGTTGGTTCACGTTGAAGTTGTGGCTGTCAATGCTGCAAGCCTGATCTGTAGATCCTGGTTTCAAAGAGATGATAAACAAATGTGCAATGagataaaaactgaaatttctcaatTGATACACAAGAAGATTGATCCTGTTGATCCACAAGTCCGAGAAATTTATATCCATGTCTTGACAGCTTCCAAGTTATCAAGATCATCCTACACGTTAGCTATGGAGGAGAATAAGCATCAATTGGCTGAATTTATTGATTATCTCCTGCTTAGTCTTATGGAGCTATTAGAATCTTATACCAGTTTCTTGGTTCCAGTGAAGGATCAAATGCTAAAACTCCACGAGGGAGTAAGAGTCCTAATCATCCTTCTTAGCCGGGTGCAGGAGAAGTTCAATGAGCTAAATGATGAGATGAAGGATCTCATTGGAGTTGTAGTTTCTGATGCAGGAATTGTGATTTTCTCCCTTTctgtgaatgaaatgaaagaaGGCTTGCAGAAGGAAACAGATCTAGCGCTTTCTCATTTGCTTGAAGTGCTGAAGTTGATCATTGCAGAACTTGTGTGCATTTATCCACTACCATCATCATCACTTAGTTTCCCTAAGACTAACGAGCTCGGCTCTCTTGATTTTCTTCTTGAAAGTCTCAAGGAACTAGCAAGTTCTACTACTGATTCAATTGCTTTCCCAAACAATTCAATATGCACAATCCTAGAAGATCTTGTATTCTTAAGAGCTTTCCTAGGAAATATTGTGGAGCAGCGCAACCAAAATGGAAAACTCCAAACTCTTTGGAGTCGTGTCATGAAGGTTGCATACAGTGTAGAATTAGAAATTGACTCTGCACTGCTTCGTGATAAACAAGAAGGGTGTTTGAATGCTTTTGCTGGAGATATCAAGCTTACGAAAATTGAGGCTGAAGAGATCTATGATAGCATAAGATATGATGGTGAAACCCTGAAAGTTACCAAGACTACCATTCACATGCCATCACAAATTGTTGCTCCAATATTTAATGAAGCTCTAGTAGGTCTCAATGACCAGGTGGAAAGTATAATTGATAGACTTATGAGAGGATCAAGCCAGCTCGATGTTGTTGCCGTGGTGGGTATGCCTGGGCTTGGTAAGACAACTTTAGCCAAGAATGTCTCCAGTGATCCTTCAATAAAGTTCCATTTCCATATTTGTGCTTGGTGTGCTGTTTCTCAAGTATATAGCAAGAACAATTTGTTACTGCAGATTTTGTGTGTAATTGATTCTAGGAGTAGTGAccaatatcataagatgaatgaagatgatttggctGCAAAGCTGTACCAGCAATTGAAAGGGAAGAGGTATGTCATCGTTTTGGATGATGTTTGGGACATTGAGGGGTGGAATTTGTTGAAACACTCATTGCCAGATGATTGCATTGGAAGCAGGGTACTCTTAACCAGCAGATTTCATAACTTGTCTTTGGAAATTAAACCTGATAGCAAGCCTCTCCATCTTCGCCCACTTACTGATAAAGAGAGTTTGGAATTGCTGCAGAAGAAGCTATTTGCCAAAGAAGATTGTCCTCCAACATTAAGTGAAGTTGTACTGCACATAGCAAAATGCTGTAAGGGCCTACCTCTTGCAGTTGTCCTTGTTGCTGGAATTCTTGATACTATTCAACAAGATTGCTGGGAAGAAGTCGCAAGACGTCTAAGTTCCACCATTTTTGTGGAAAATGAACACTGCATGAAGACACTTGAGTACAGTTATAATTATTTACCTGATTATTTGAAACCATGCCTTCTTTACTTGGGTGCATTTCTGGAAGGCCGAGACATTCCAGTCCGAAGGTTGTTACGGCTTTGGATCTCTGAAGGATTCGTGCGAAAGATTGAAGGAAAGAGTTTAGAGGATGTGGGAGACAACTATTTGATGGATCTTATTGGGAGAAGTTTAGTTATGCCTACACATCGAAGATCTTTAGGTGGGATCAAAGTTTGCCGAATTCATGATTTGGTACATGAGTTTTGTGTGgagaaagcaaaagaagaaaattttcttcAGATTTTATATGGGGATGACCTTCTTACTTTTACTAGACCATATAACCTCCACCGGCTATCCATTTTCCATGCTACCAGTTGGGAACTTATAAAGTCAAGGCTGTTTTTTCCCAATTTGCGTTGTTTGCTCTTCCCTGATAGTAAATATGGACGGCCGCTGGATGGAAGCTCACTCAAATTTCTGTTATCTAAACTTCTTAGAGTGTTGGATTTGGGGGAGATGGTTAGTCGGTATTTTCCAAGGGAAGTATTATTCCTTGTTCACTTGCGGTGCTTGAGGATTCAATGGGAAATTGGGAAAATCCCATCTGCAATAGCCAACCTCTCAAGGTTAGAAACTTTGGCTATAGGAGGACCCGTTATTTTTAATCTTCTGTTACCGAACGCTATCTGGAACATTAAAACATTAAAGCATCTTGTCGTTTTCCCAAATTATGGAACTGGTGGTTTCGAATTTCCCATAGACAATCTTGAAGGATCCCCAGATTTAGAGCACTTAGAAACTTTATCCCTTGCAATCGATCCCTCTTCTCAAAGTCAAAGCTTGCAAAAGATACTCTCAAAGTTACCGAGCATCCGCAGGCTAACATGCGTGAATGGGAATCACAATTGGGATTCTGAATACGGCGCATCTGCTGAATATCACGATGCGATTCTCATGCTGGACTACTTGAGTCGTTTAGAATCACTTAAAATGGGTAGATTTGCTGGATATGAGTTTGTATTCCCattgaatttgagaaagttgACTCTTTTAAATAGTCGTCAGCCATGGAgtaaaatttcagcaattggaaAGCTGCCTAACCTTAAAGTGCTTAAATTATACTATGATTCCTTTGTGGGGGAAAAATGGGAAATGGAAGAAGGGGAGTTCCAAAATCTCCGATGCTTGAAATTTTCAAGCTTGGACATTCGCTGGTGGACTGCATCATGTGATAATTTTTGCTGTCTTGAGAAATTGGTTTTAGAGAAGTGTTTATGTCTGGAAGAGGTCCCTTCTTGTTTAGGGGAAACCCTTACTCTTGACATGATTGAGGTGAAATGGTGTCATGAGTCTGCCATAAATTCTGTGAAGCAAATTCAGCAAGAACAGATGGATATGGGAAATGAAGATCTAAAGAtcgttattattatttaa